ACCCGGAATGCTCCGGAGCTTCTGCCTCTTGTAGTGGACGCCAAGGCGCGGTAGGGAATCTATGAGCATTCTCGTGTACGGATGGGCCGGGCTTTTGATGACGTCCTCCGTCGGGCCTATCTCAACCACCTTACCCGCGTACATCACCATAAACCTGTCGGCAATCTTGTCGAGCAAGGCTAAATCGTGGGTGACGAAGATGATGGACTTGACTATGCCCTCTTCCATGAAGTGGTGGAGGAGTTCTATAACGACACGCTGGGTTGTGACGTCAAGGGCTGAAGTCACCTCGTCCGCTATGAGTAAATCGGGATTGAGTAACGTGGAAACCACCATAGTCGCTCTCTGCCTCATTCCACCGCTGAGTTCGACGGGATACATGTCCGCAACCTTGGGCGAGAGCTTTACCATCGCCAGCCTCTCGCGGAGGAGCTTTTCAATCTCGTCCCTCTCAGTATATCCATGATCTTTAGCTAAATCCCATACGATGTCCCGGATTTTTTTGGTTGGATTCAACGCGTTCATTGCGTACTGTGGAATTATCGAAAGCTCAGTGTAGCGGATTTTTCTGGCTTCCTCCTCGCTGAGTTTCATCA
The DNA window shown above is from Thermococcus sp. and carries:
- a CDS encoding ABC transporter ATP-binding protein, which codes for MAILKVRDLRIYYATPVGHVKAVDGVTFDIKEGEVFGIAGESGCGKSTLVHSLILRKPPMVHMGGKALFKGKDLMKLSEEEARKIRYTELSIIPQYAMNALNPTKKIRDIVWDLAKDHGYTERDEIEKLLRERLAMVKLSPKVADMYPVELSGGMRQRATMVVSTLLNPDLLIADEVTSALDVTTQRVVIELLHHFMEEGIVKSIIFVTHDLALLDKIADRFMVMYAGKVVEIGPTEDVIKSPAHPYTRMLIDSLPRLGVHYKRQKLRSIPGYPISLLNPPRGCRFYTRCPYVMDRCREEEPPLVKVGEDHYAACHLLGGENQ